One genomic window of Planctomycetota bacterium includes the following:
- a CDS encoding DUF116 domain-containing protein, translating into MIDRAVIALNNLAVRLRRTRCRPGEVLVLFSRCLQRSACDANVTDDLANCRRCGQCLVTRFLELGERCGVQVSVATGGRLAAQRARDPSVKAIVAVACGKELRAGIFASLPKAVLARSIEWPCGPCKDTTIEFRDVEEAVQWLLR; encoded by the coding sequence GTGATTGACCGGGCCGTCATCGCCTTGAATAATCTGGCCGTCCGCCTTCGCCGGACGCGCTGCCGGCCCGGCGAGGTGCTCGTCCTTTTCTCCCGCTGCCTTCAGCGTTCGGCCTGCGACGCCAACGTCACCGACGACCTCGCCAACTGCCGGCGCTGCGGCCAATGCCTGGTGACCCGGTTCCTCGAACTGGGCGAGCGGTGCGGCGTCCAGGTGTCCGTGGCGACGGGGGGCCGCCTCGCCGCCCAGCGCGCCCGCGACCCGTCGGTCAAAGCCATCGTCGCGGTGGCCTGCGGCAAGGAACTGCGCGCGGGCATCTTCGCCTCCTTGCCCAAGGCCGTCCTTGCCCGCTCGATCGAGTGGCCGTGCGGACCGTGCAAGGACACGACCATCGAGTTCCGCGACGTCGAAGAGGCGGTCCAGTGGCTCCTGCGGTGA